A single window of Pseudomonas lijiangensis DNA harbors:
- a CDS encoding dicarboxylate/amino acid:cation symporter: MKIAKSLYFQIICAVILGVLVGHFWAQQAIALKPLGDAFIKLIKMMIAPVVFCTIVTGIAGMSDKRSLGRLMSKTMLLFLALTVISLFIGLIAVYVIKPGVGMNIDPAKLSTAGLSQYTDSAAKLGVVDFFMHIIPDTFIGAFNKGEVLPVLFIAVLSGFALSSLGERGKPVLNVLESASHMVFKIFSYLMRFAPVGAFGALAFTVGQYGITSLGSLAKLIMTLYIACGFFVFVVLGGICRAHGFSLWKLLRYFREEFLVVLGTSSTEPVMPRMLEKLQALGCKKGVVGLVLPTGYSFNLDGTAIYLSLAAIFIAQACNIELSMTQTLTMLAIMLLSSKGAAGVTGSGFVALASTLTVIHDIPLAGLALLIGIDRFMSEARALTSLASNAVATVVISLSEKACDREVLMRRLDGKAIAATPETPQWDSAPQAAERI; encoded by the coding sequence ATGAAAATCGCTAAATCGCTCTACTTTCAGATTATCTGCGCCGTAATCCTCGGGGTTCTGGTCGGTCATTTCTGGGCTCAACAAGCCATCGCTCTCAAACCGCTGGGCGATGCATTCATCAAGCTGATCAAAATGATGATCGCACCGGTGGTGTTCTGCACCATCGTCACCGGCATTGCCGGCATGAGCGACAAGCGCTCTCTCGGGCGCCTGATGAGCAAGACCATGCTGCTGTTTCTGGCCCTGACGGTGATCAGCCTGTTCATCGGACTGATTGCGGTCTATGTGATCAAGCCAGGCGTGGGCATGAACATCGATCCGGCGAAACTGAGCACTGCCGGTTTGAGCCAGTACACCGACTCCGCCGCGAAGCTGGGTGTCGTGGACTTTTTCATGCACATTATCCCGGACACCTTCATCGGCGCGTTCAACAAGGGTGAAGTCTTGCCGGTGCTGTTTATCGCCGTGTTGTCCGGGTTCGCACTCTCGTCCCTGGGCGAGCGCGGCAAGCCAGTGCTCAATGTGCTGGAATCGGCCTCGCACATGGTCTTCAAGATCTTTTCCTACCTGATGCGCTTCGCTCCGGTCGGTGCCTTTGGTGCCCTGGCATTCACCGTGGGTCAATACGGCATTACCTCACTGGGCTCGCTGGCCAAGCTCATCATGACCCTGTACATCGCATGCGGCTTCTTCGTGTTCGTGGTACTGGGCGGGATCTGTCGCGCTCACGGCTTCAGCCTCTGGAAACTGCTGCGCTACTTCCGCGAAGAGTTCCTGGTGGTGCTCGGCACGTCCTCGACCGAACCTGTGATGCCTCGCATGCTGGAAAAGCTTCAGGCACTGGGCTGCAAGAAAGGCGTCGTCGGCCTGGTACTGCCAACGGGATACTCGTTCAACCTGGACGGCACGGCGATCTATCTGTCCCTGGCCGCCATCTTCATTGCCCAGGCGTGCAATATCGAACTGAGCATGACCCAGACCCTGACCATGCTGGCAATCATGCTGCTGTCCTCCAAGGGTGCGGCGGGCGTGACCGGCAGCGGTTTTGTCGCCCTGGCCTCGACCCTGACGGTCATCCACGACATTCCCCTGGCAGGTCTGGCATTGCTGATCGGCATCGATCGCTTCATGTCCGAAGCCCGGGCGCTGACCAGCCTGGCCAGCAACGCCGTCGCGACCGTGGTGATCTCCCTGTCGGAAAAGGCCTGCGACCGCGAAGTGCTCATGCGGCGGCTTGACGGTAAAGCCATCGCGGCTACGCCTGAAACCCCGCAATGGGACAGCGCACCCCAGGCTGCCGAGCGCATCTGA
- a CDS encoding OprD family porin, producing the protein MIKRGALFSVLGALPCASVGAAGFVEDSKLKLQLRNVYFNENFRDENGLSARAASTAKSERTEWAQGFLLDYQSGFTQGTVGFGLDALGLLGVKLDSGKGRSGTGLLPVHADGRAADEFSSLGAAAKVRLAKTTVKYGSLLPKTPVLIYNDARLLPQTYQGTQFTSNDIENLTLTGGHLDQFKLRDSSDSRSIIPDGFTGKGSDFSYIGGDYKLGKNIRLSYFYGELEDFYRQNFASIQHDLPIGKGVLTSDLRYFHSVDAGAARDGKIDNDMLSGQLTYALAGHSFSGGYQRLSGDAGLPYISGATVYSFTNVGIGKFIEEDEKTWMLGYGYDFSRVGIPGLSFSTKYLSGDNGKSGSARLHEWERDAELAYVLQSGTFKGLGMKLRNYVYRSDYARGRDSNRLYLTYEIALW; encoded by the coding sequence ATGATTAAACGTGGAGCCCTTTTTTCCGTGCTGGGCGCCCTGCCCTGCGCCAGTGTCGGCGCAGCGGGTTTCGTTGAAGACAGCAAGCTGAAGCTGCAACTGCGCAATGTCTACTTCAATGAAAACTTCCGGGATGAAAACGGCCTGAGCGCCCGTGCGGCAAGTACAGCAAAAAGCGAGCGCACCGAGTGGGCACAAGGCTTTCTGCTCGACTACCAGTCCGGTTTTACCCAGGGAACCGTTGGCTTTGGCCTGGATGCGCTCGGGCTGCTGGGCGTCAAGCTCGACTCCGGCAAGGGCCGCAGCGGTACAGGATTACTGCCGGTGCATGCTGACGGCCGTGCAGCGGATGAGTTTTCCAGCCTGGGTGCCGCCGCAAAGGTGCGCCTGGCAAAGACCACGGTCAAATACGGCTCCCTGCTCCCCAAGACCCCGGTGCTGATTTACAACGACGCGCGCCTGTTGCCGCAGACTTATCAGGGCACCCAGTTCACCAGCAACGACATCGAGAACCTGACCCTCACCGGCGGCCATCTGGATCAGTTCAAGCTGCGGGACTCCTCGGACAGCCGCTCGATCATTCCCGACGGTTTTACCGGTAAAGGTTCTGATTTCTCTTACATCGGCGGGGACTACAAGCTCGGCAAGAACATTCGTCTCAGCTACTTCTATGGCGAGCTTGAAGATTTCTATCGTCAGAACTTCGCTTCGATCCAGCACGACCTGCCGATTGGCAAAGGCGTGCTGACCAGCGACCTGCGCTATTTCCATAGCGTGGATGCCGGCGCGGCGCGGGATGGCAAGATCGATAACGACATGCTCAGCGGGCAGTTGACCTACGCTCTGGCCGGACACAGCTTCAGTGGCGGTTACCAGAGATTGAGCGGGGATGCGGGCCTGCCTTATATAAGCGGCGCAACCGTGTACTCATTCACCAACGTCGGGATCGGCAAATTCATCGAAGAAGATGAAAAGACCTGGATGCTCGGTTACGGCTACGACTTTTCCCGCGTCGGCATACCGGGCCTGTCGTTTTCGACCAAATACCTGAGTGGCGACAATGGCAAGTCCGGCTCGGCGAGGCTGCACGAATGGGAGCGCGATGCCGAGCTGGCCTATGTGCTGCAGAGCGGAACCTTCAAGGGGCTGGGCATGAAGCTGCGCAACTATGTCTACCGTTCGGATTACGCACGGGGCCGTGACAGTAACCGGCTCTACCTCACCTATGAAATTGCACTCTGGTAA
- a CDS encoding FecCD family ABC transporter permease, whose translation MKLTTALGHMLWVTAVLLLAIVAGAAIGETTISMPVVFQVLANKLWAAGYVLDPIDEGIVWNYRLTRSIVAAACGAGLAISGVVLQSLLRNPLADPYLLGISAGASTGAVLVAIMGLGAGAISMSAGAFVGAVAAFSLVALLARSSHGPTAAAHIILAGIAGSQLFHALTSFLITKSASAEQARGIMFWLLGNLSGVRWHSVWLAVPVVVVGLLVCLWHRRALDAFTFGSDSAASLGIPVRRVQIVLIASATLVTAVMVSIVGSIGFVGLVIPHAVRMVAGVRHARLVPLSALCGALFLIAADILSRTLIKGQVLPIGVITALIGAPVFALILIRGKTTR comes from the coding sequence ATGAAACTGACCACTGCGCTCGGCCACATGCTCTGGGTGACAGCCGTTCTGCTGCTGGCCATCGTGGCGGGTGCAGCCATCGGCGAAACCACCATCAGCATGCCTGTGGTCTTCCAGGTACTGGCAAACAAGCTCTGGGCAGCAGGGTACGTGCTCGACCCTATCGACGAAGGCATCGTCTGGAACTATCGCCTGACCCGCTCCATCGTGGCTGCGGCCTGTGGCGCAGGGCTGGCGATTTCCGGGGTCGTGCTGCAATCGCTGCTGCGCAACCCGCTGGCCGATCCGTATTTGCTGGGCATCTCCGCGGGCGCCTCGACCGGTGCGGTGCTTGTAGCAATCATGGGGCTGGGTGCCGGGGCCATTTCCATGTCGGCGGGGGCTTTCGTGGGCGCCGTGGCGGCTTTTTCCCTGGTCGCCCTGCTCGCTCGCTCTTCACATGGTCCGACCGCAGCAGCGCACATCATTCTGGCTGGCATCGCCGGCTCACAGCTCTTCCATGCACTGACTTCGTTTCTCATCACCAAGTCAGCCAGCGCCGAGCAGGCACGGGGCATCATGTTCTGGCTGCTGGGCAATCTCAGTGGCGTGCGCTGGCATTCGGTATGGCTGGCGGTGCCGGTGGTGGTGGTTGGCTTGCTGGTCTGCCTGTGGCATCGGCGAGCGCTGGATGCCTTTACCTTCGGCAGCGATTCGGCAGCGTCCCTCGGCATTCCGGTGCGGCGCGTGCAAATCGTGCTGATCGCCTCGGCGACACTGGTCACGGCAGTGATGGTGTCCATCGTCGGTTCCATCGGCTTTGTCGGTCTGGTGATTCCCCATGCCGTACGCATGGTGGCCGGAGTACGTCATGCCCGTCTGGTCCCGCTCAGCGCCTTGTGCGGTGCGCTGTTCCTGATTGCCGCCGATATCCTGTCCCGCACCCTGATCAAGGGCCAGGTGTTGCCGATCGGTGTCATTACCGCGCTGATCGGCGCGCCGGTCTTTGCGCTGATTCTTATCCGGGGGAAAACCACACGATGA
- a CDS encoding ABC transporter substrate-binding protein, which translates to MSLPRLAALIAGLSLSTPSLAAPTQYPLTVENCGLKLTFEHAPRRAVTIGQSGTEMLYELGLGDRLVGTSLWFNDVLPRFKAQNDKVERLADNDPSFEAVIGKRPELVPVQLEWMVGAQGVVGTRQQFHDLKIPTYIMPSDCEGKDNLVGADGTRLEPFRIDTIYKSIEQLAQIFDVQDRGQQLVAELRNRLAHAVANVKQNKERDVSAVFWFSSADINIDPYVAGRKGIPDFMLNNLGMRNIVESDEEWPTVGWETIAKANPDILVIARMDRRRFPADDYRRKLEFLKSDPVTRNMDAVKHDRIVIIDADAMQASIRLFTGIEELAEAANRYNAAQ; encoded by the coding sequence ATGTCACTGCCTCGCCTTGCGGCACTCATCGCCGGTTTGAGCCTGTCCACCCCGAGCCTCGCTGCTCCCACACAGTACCCGCTGACCGTCGAGAACTGTGGCCTGAAGCTGACCTTCGAGCACGCGCCACGCAGGGCTGTGACCATCGGCCAGTCCGGCACTGAAATGCTCTACGAACTGGGCCTGGGCGACAGACTGGTGGGCACTTCGCTGTGGTTCAACGATGTGCTGCCACGTTTCAAGGCACAGAACGACAAGGTCGAGCGCCTGGCGGACAACGACCCGAGTTTCGAGGCCGTCATCGGCAAGCGCCCGGAACTGGTGCCCGTCCAGCTTGAATGGATGGTGGGTGCCCAGGGCGTGGTCGGCACACGCCAGCAGTTTCATGATTTGAAGATCCCGACCTACATCATGCCGTCCGACTGCGAAGGCAAGGACAATCTGGTAGGCGCTGATGGCACACGCCTTGAGCCCTTCCGCATCGACACCATCTACAAGAGCATCGAACAGCTCGCCCAGATATTCGACGTGCAGGATCGCGGGCAACAACTGGTTGCAGAGCTGCGCAATCGCCTGGCCCACGCGGTCGCCAACGTCAAACAGAACAAGGAACGGGATGTGTCCGCGGTGTTCTGGTTCTCCAGCGCAGATATCAACATTGATCCTTACGTTGCAGGCCGCAAGGGCATCCCGGACTTCATGCTCAATAACCTGGGCATGCGCAATATCGTCGAATCCGACGAAGAATGGCCGACCGTGGGCTGGGAAACCATCGCCAAGGCCAATCCGGACATTCTGGTGATCGCGCGCATGGACCGCCGTCGTTTTCCGGCCGACGACTACCGCAGGAAACTCGAATTCCTCAAGTCCGACCCGGTGACCCGCAACATGGACGCGGTCAAGCATGACCGTATCGTGATCATCGATGCCGATGCCATGCAGGCCAGTATCCGGCTGTTTACCGGTATCGAAGAACTGGCCGAAGCCGCCAATCGCTACAACGCCGCCCAATGA
- a CDS encoding 4-oxalomesaconate tautomerase, which translates to MQPIPCVLMRGGTSKGPVFLASDLPSSTAERDELLLALMGSGHELEIDGIGGGSPQTSKVAIVSPSTHEDADVDYLFVQVMVSQRRVDTAPNCGNMLCAVGPFAVEQGLVEATGDVTQVRIRNLNTGTFVCADVRTPGGQVSYEGQTSIDGVPGTAAPVQLTFLDAAGSKTGKLFPTGKQTDLFDGVPVTCIDMAMPMVIIEASLLGKRGDETPAELDADKDFLRKLEALRLQAGLAMGLGDVSEKVIPKPVLVSRPDAGGTLKVRYFMPHNCHKALAITGSIGLATACVSEDTVVARLLGSAQTPRLQEVRIEHPSGSIQVALAYVGENGQTIRASVVRTARRLFSGEVYAPVAQRLAG; encoded by the coding sequence ATGCAACCGATTCCCTGCGTCCTGATGCGCGGCGGCACTTCCAAAGGGCCGGTTTTTCTTGCCAGTGATTTACCCTCTTCGACCGCTGAGCGCGATGAACTGCTGCTGGCTCTCATGGGCTCTGGCCATGAGCTGGAAATCGACGGAATCGGTGGTGGCAGCCCCCAGACCAGCAAAGTGGCAATCGTCAGCCCGTCGACTCATGAAGATGCCGATGTGGACTACCTGTTCGTGCAAGTCATGGTTTCCCAGCGCCGTGTCGATACTGCGCCCAACTGCGGCAACATGCTTTGCGCCGTCGGCCCGTTTGCAGTGGAACAGGGTCTGGTCGAGGCAACTGGCGATGTCACTCAGGTTCGCATCCGCAACCTCAATACCGGCACGTTCGTCTGCGCCGATGTCCGCACCCCTGGCGGCCAGGTCAGCTACGAAGGCCAGACCAGCATCGACGGAGTACCGGGCACCGCAGCCCCGGTGCAACTGACTTTCCTGGACGCAGCAGGCAGCAAGACCGGCAAGCTGTTCCCAACCGGCAAACAGACCGACCTCTTCGACGGCGTGCCCGTGACCTGTATCGACATGGCCATGCCCATGGTCATCATCGAAGCGTCCCTGCTGGGCAAGCGTGGAGACGAAACGCCTGCCGAACTCGACGCCGACAAGGATTTCCTTCGCAAGCTCGAAGCCTTGCGTTTGCAGGCAGGACTGGCCATGGGCCTGGGCGATGTCAGCGAAAAGGTGATCCCCAAACCCGTACTGGTTTCGCGGCCCGATGCAGGCGGCACCCTCAAGGTTCGCTATTTCATGCCGCATAACTGTCATAAGGCCCTGGCGATCACTGGCTCCATCGGCCTGGCCACAGCCTGCGTCAGTGAAGACACCGTGGTTGCCCGACTGCTGGGTAGCGCCCAGACTCCGCGCCTGCAAGAAGTCCGGATCGAGCATCCGAGCGGTTCGATCCAGGTCGCCCTGGCGTACGTCGGTGAAAACGGACAGACCATCCGGGCTTCGGTGGTGAGAACGGCACGTCGCCTTTTCTCCGGCGAGGTCTACGCCCCTGTCGCACAACGGCTGGCGGGCTGA
- a CDS encoding GNAT family N-acetyltransferase — MNITLTEVQPADIPRTIDFVMAARAEIFPMLDASVVPADLAAFEQVYLNAQDGRFLIACCEGEIVAAIGYLPYDHRFAQLDYAGRRTVEIVRLFVSHEFRGAGLAGRLYGALKAHADASGVEVLYLHTHPFLPGAIRFWEKQGFVTVDVEDDPVWQTTHMHCLP, encoded by the coding sequence ATGAACATCACCCTCACTGAAGTCCAGCCTGCCGATATCCCGCGCACCATCGATTTTGTCATGGCGGCCCGGGCCGAAATATTTCCGATGCTCGATGCCAGCGTCGTTCCGGCCGATCTGGCAGCCTTCGAGCAGGTGTATCTGAATGCGCAGGACGGCAGGTTTCTGATCGCCTGCTGCGAAGGCGAGATCGTCGCGGCCATCGGCTATCTGCCTTATGACCATCGCTTCGCCCAGCTGGATTACGCCGGGCGCAGGACGGTGGAGATCGTGCGTCTGTTCGTCAGTCATGAGTTCAGAGGGGCCGGGCTGGCAGGGCGGTTGTATGGAGCGCTCAAGGCGCATGCCGATGCCAGCGGCGTGGAGGTGTTGTATCTGCACACCCATCCGTTTCTGCCGGGTGCGATCCGCTTCTGGGAAAAGCAGGGTTTTGTAACGGTCGATGTGGAGGACGATCCAGTCTGGCAGACAACGCATATGCATTGTCTGCCTTGA
- a CDS encoding FadR/GntR family transcriptional regulator — MEHPSSPTGRRSSLTQQLVAEFSRKIREGEIKSGEKLPTEQVIIRETGVSRTVVREAMSRLQAEGLVETRHGIGTFVVDASRPRDFQIPEAISGSPPDAAAIIELRLSLEPESAALAAQRRTPEQLEAIRQALDELHRCDQNETDTTQADFEFHRCIVQCTANSFFTDVMTQLGNSILPRARVGFGNVPSTRLMDDPQIQQREQEQIYSAIAHQDRDAARAAMRLHLINCLQRFRAKD; from the coding sequence ATGGAACACCCTTCTTCCCCGACAGGTCGTCGCTCCAGCCTGACCCAGCAACTGGTCGCCGAGTTCTCGCGCAAGATCCGCGAAGGCGAGATCAAGAGCGGTGAAAAGCTGCCCACCGAGCAGGTCATCATCCGGGAAACCGGTGTCAGCCGCACCGTGGTTCGCGAAGCCATGTCGCGTCTTCAGGCCGAGGGGCTGGTAGAAACCCGTCACGGCATCGGAACCTTCGTGGTCGATGCTTCGCGCCCGCGGGACTTCCAGATTCCGGAAGCCATCTCCGGCAGCCCTCCCGATGCCGCGGCCATCATCGAGTTGCGCCTGAGCCTGGAACCGGAATCCGCCGCCCTCGCCGCACAACGGCGCACGCCGGAGCAACTCGAAGCCATCCGACAGGCGCTGGACGAGCTGCATCGCTGCGACCAGAACGAAACCGATACGACCCAGGCCGACTTCGAGTTTCATCGCTGCATCGTGCAGTGCACCGCCAACAGTTTCTTTACCGATGTCATGACGCAACTGGGCAACAGCATTCTGCCTCGCGCACGGGTCGGCTTCGGCAATGTGCCGTCGACTCGGCTCATGGATGACCCGCAGATCCAGCAGCGCGAACAGGAGCAGATCTACTCGGCCATCGCCCATCAGGATCGCGATGCGGCCAGGGCGGCGATGCGCCTGCACCTGATCAACTGCCTGCAGCGCTTTCGCGCAAAGGATTAG
- a CDS encoding FadR/GntR family transcriptional regulator has product MSDNVVSSQKNHRRLAETLVDRFAQRMRDGVLQRGEKLPSEIHIMEAEGVSRTVVRDALSRMQAAGLVETRHGVGTFVLDMPPPEGFSVGPATIATLSDVLNLLEFRISLEVEAAGLAAQRRSPEALLELKRAFDALLEGPEKSGTTINADFQFHLKIAKASGNAYLIDIMKHLGTKLIPRTRMNSAYTGQSDRSAYLAGINAEHRQIYNAIAEGNVDAARSAMYLHLNGSRIRLRRTHSE; this is encoded by the coding sequence ATGTCGGACAACGTCGTTTCCTCGCAGAAAAACCATCGCCGTCTGGCTGAAACCCTGGTCGACCGTTTCGCCCAGCGCATGCGCGATGGCGTGCTGCAGCGTGGCGAGAAGCTGCCTTCCGAGATCCACATCATGGAAGCCGAAGGCGTCAGCCGAACGGTGGTGCGCGATGCCCTGTCGCGGATGCAGGCGGCAGGGTTGGTGGAAACGCGCCACGGGGTAGGGACCTTTGTGTTGGACATGCCGCCACCTGAAGGCTTTTCGGTCGGGCCGGCGACCATCGCGACCCTGTCCGACGTGCTCAATCTGCTGGAGTTTCGCATCAGCCTTGAAGTCGAAGCGGCCGGGCTGGCTGCGCAGCGTCGCAGTCCTGAAGCCTTGCTGGAACTCAAGCGGGCTTTCGATGCGCTGCTTGAAGGCCCGGAAAAGTCCGGGACTACCATCAATGCCGACTTCCAGTTTCACCTCAAGATCGCCAAGGCTTCGGGCAATGCCTACCTGATCGACATCATGAAACACCTGGGCACCAAGCTGATTCCGCGCACCCGCATGAATTCCGCCTACACCGGGCAAAGTGATCGCAGCGCCTACCTGGCCGGGATCAACGCCGAGCATCGGCAGATCTACAACGCGATTGCCGAAGGCAATGTGGATGCGGCCCGCTCGGCCATGTACCTGCACCTCAACGGCAGCCGCATCCGGTTGCGGCGTACTCATAGCGAGTAG
- a CDS encoding ABC transporter ATP-binding protein, with product MNAFSPIVDTPALGCSGLGYWLKDKILLKDVNLSIAPGETLGIVGPNGSGKSTLIKLLSGIQTPSSGQVQLNGQALNSMKRRDIARQLAVVEQQAETSDAITVLDAVELGRTPWLSALEPWSDEDDAIVRQALQDVGMLHLIKRAWHTLSGGERQRTHIARALAQRPQILLLDEPTNHLDIQHQLSIPGLIKSLPVTTVIALHDLNQALGCDRVAVMENGRMVALGKPVDVLTPERLHATFGVRAHWLTDPFDGARILRLRPC from the coding sequence ATGAACGCCTTCTCGCCCATCGTCGACACCCCGGCACTCGGCTGTTCGGGCCTGGGTTATTGGCTCAAGGACAAGATCCTGCTCAAGGACGTGAACCTGAGCATTGCGCCCGGAGAAACCCTGGGCATTGTCGGCCCCAATGGTTCGGGAAAGTCGACCCTGATCAAGCTGCTGTCGGGTATTCAGACGCCTTCCAGCGGTCAGGTACAGCTCAATGGGCAGGCACTGAACAGCATGAAGCGCCGGGATATCGCCCGACAGTTGGCGGTGGTCGAGCAACAGGCCGAGACCAGCGACGCCATCACCGTACTGGATGCCGTCGAACTGGGTCGCACGCCCTGGCTGTCGGCGCTGGAACCCTGGAGCGACGAAGATGACGCCATTGTCCGTCAGGCCTTGCAGGATGTCGGCATGCTGCACCTGATCAAACGCGCCTGGCATACCTTGTCCGGTGGCGAACGCCAGCGCACCCATATCGCCCGGGCACTGGCGCAACGCCCACAGATCCTGTTGCTGGACGAGCCGACCAACCACCTGGATATCCAGCATCAACTGTCGATTCCGGGGCTGATCAAGTCCTTGCCGGTCACCACCGTCATCGCCCTGCACGACCTCAATCAGGCGCTGGGCTGTGACCGCGTGGCGGTAATGGAAAACGGTCGCATGGTTGCGCTGGGCAAGCCTGTGGACGTGCTGACGCCTGAACGCCTGCACGCCACTTTCGGAGTACGGGCCCACTGGCTGACCGATCCGTTCGATGGTGCACGGATACTGCGCCTGCGGCCTTGCTGA
- a CDS encoding LysR family transcriptional regulator, whose product MEYELQDIRSFVKIAELGSFHEAAEVLHISQPALTRRIKKLEQGLGTSLLDRTTRRVSLTSVGRDFFPKARRLLDDFEDSILNIRELAERQIGQVTLACIPTAAFYFLPSVIRLYNERYPKIRIRLLDLSANEGLEAVLRGEADFGINMMSGQHPDIEFVPLVKEPFVLACRRDHELAKRESVAWMELSEYRLIGVGRLSGNRMILDHALAGLSWRPKWFYEVQHLSTSLGMVEAGLGISAMPSLAMPAEGHPTLVSVPLVDPVVDRTLGLVSRRGASLSPAAEKFVAMLLEQWPQ is encoded by the coding sequence GTGGAATATGAGCTGCAAGATATTCGATCGTTCGTGAAAATCGCTGAACTTGGCAGCTTTCACGAAGCTGCCGAAGTGCTGCATATTTCCCAGCCTGCACTCACCCGGCGAATCAAGAAGCTCGAGCAGGGGCTGGGCACATCATTGCTGGATCGCACCACTCGCCGGGTCAGCCTGACCAGTGTCGGACGCGACTTTTTCCCCAAGGCGCGACGACTTCTGGATGACTTCGAGGACTCGATCCTCAATATCCGGGAGTTGGCAGAGCGCCAGATCGGTCAGGTGACCCTGGCCTGTATTCCTACGGCCGCTTTCTACTTTCTGCCTTCGGTGATCCGCCTGTACAACGAGCGTTATCCCAAGATCCGCATCCGCCTGCTGGACCTCAGTGCCAATGAAGGGCTGGAAGCTGTTTTGCGAGGGGAGGCGGATTTCGGCATCAACATGATGAGCGGGCAGCATCCCGATATCGAGTTTGTGCCTCTCGTCAAAGAGCCTTTCGTGCTCGCCTGCCGACGTGACCATGAGTTGGCAAAGCGTGAGTCGGTTGCCTGGATGGAACTCAGTGAATATCGTCTGATCGGCGTTGGCCGCCTGAGCGGCAACCGGATGATTCTCGACCATGCACTGGCCGGTCTGAGCTGGCGGCCAAAGTGGTTTTATGAAGTGCAGCACTTGTCGACGTCGCTGGGCATGGTCGAGGCCGGGCTAGGCATCTCCGCCATGCCCAGCCTGGCCATGCCGGCTGAAGGGCATCCCACGCTGGTCAGCGTTCCATTGGTGGACCCGGTGGTTGACCGGACCCTGGGGCTGGTTTCCCGGCGCGGCGCTTCGCTTTCGCCCGCTGCCGAAAAATTCGTGGCCATGCTGCTGGAGCAATGGCCTCAGTAA
- a CDS encoding CitMHS family transporter, whose protein sequence is MLAFLGLAMVVVFTYLIMSKRLSPIVALTLVPIVFAIIGGFGGTTGKMMLDGLKMVAPSAALLLFAILFFGLMIDSGLFDPLIRKILKRVNGDPMKIAVGTALLSLTVALDGDGTTTYMITCAAMLPLYKRIGMNPMILGIIAMLSLSIMSGMTPWGGPATRAIAALGLDAGEYFIPLLPTMIGGAAWVVFTAFLLGRAERKRIGNVQLQSGGGHCYIDEILGDTPHKRPRLAYVNLALVIAVMVALVTGLMHSAVLFLIGFVIALMINYPQLDVQKERILAHSGNAMTVVLLVFAAGVFAGIFSGTKMVDALAQTLVDWIPPQWGHLFPLVVALTSMPLTFVLSNDAYYFGVVPILANAAAAYGISPLEIARASILGQPVHLMSPLVASTLLLVGMIDRDIGEFQKATLKWAVLTSLVITALALLTGALTLFV, encoded by the coding sequence ATGCTTGCCTTCCTTGGCCTGGCCATGGTCGTGGTGTTCACCTACCTGATCATGTCCAAACGCTTGTCCCCGATTGTCGCACTGACCCTGGTGCCTATCGTTTTCGCAATCATTGGCGGCTTTGGCGGCACCACCGGCAAGATGATGCTCGACGGCCTGAAAATGGTCGCCCCTTCCGCAGCGCTTCTGCTGTTCGCCATTCTGTTCTTTGGCCTGATGATCGACTCGGGCCTGTTCGACCCGCTGATCCGCAAGATCCTCAAGCGGGTCAATGGCGACCCGATGAAGATCGCGGTGGGCACTGCGCTGCTGTCGTTGACTGTCGCCCTCGACGGAGATGGCACAACCACTTACATGATCACCTGCGCGGCCATGCTGCCTCTGTACAAGCGCATTGGCATGAACCCGATGATCCTCGGCATCATCGCCATGCTGTCACTGAGCATCATGAGCGGCATGACGCCCTGGGGCGGGCCAGCAACCCGCGCCATTGCAGCGCTGGGCCTGGATGCAGGCGAGTATTTCATTCCCTTGCTGCCGACCATGATCGGCGGTGCCGCCTGGGTGGTGTTCACGGCGTTTCTGCTGGGCCGTGCCGAGCGCAAGCGCATTGGCAACGTGCAGTTGCAAAGCGGTGGCGGTCACTGCTACATCGACGAAATCCTCGGCGATACGCCGCATAAACGCCCCAGGCTGGCGTACGTCAACCTGGCACTGGTCATTGCGGTGATGGTTGCGCTGGTAACAGGCCTGATGCACTCGGCCGTGCTGTTCCTGATCGGTTTCGTCATCGCACTGATGATCAACTACCCGCAACTGGATGTGCAGAAAGAACGCATTCTGGCCCACTCCGGCAATGCCATGACCGTGGTTCTGCTGGTGTTCGCAGCCGGGGTATTCGCCGGGATATTTTCCGGCACCAAAATGGTCGATGCCCTGGCCCAGACCCTGGTGGACTGGATTCCTCCGCAATGGGGGCATCTGTTCCCGCTGGTGGTCGCCCTCACCAGCATGCCGCTGACCTTTGTGCTGTCCAACGACGCTTATTACTTCGGCGTGGTACCGATCCTGGCCAATGCCGCAGCCGCTTACGGCATCAGCCCGCTGGAAATTGCCAGGGCCTCGATTCTGGGCCAGCCGGTCCATCTGATGAGCCCGCTGGTGGCCTCGACCCTCTTGCTGGTCGGCATGATCGACAGAGACATCGGTGAATTCCAGAAGGCCACCCTGAAGTGGGCGGTGCTGACCTCCCTTGTGATCACGGCCCTGGCCTTGCTGACCGGAGCCCTGACGCTGTTCGTCTGA